A window of the Methanophagales archaeon genome harbors these coding sequences:
- a CDS encoding NAD-binding protein yields the protein MYLIIVGLGGIGKNLVKIATKEKNDVVVIDQDEKRCREIAAQYDVLTILGDATERSTLVQADASKADALIATTSDDAANLMMALTAKGMGTKKTVAVVNQEEHVEMFKEAGIFMYENPDMTVASHLYFSVKRPRIKDFLPVSGGKAEIFEVIVSDKSKVVGKKISKLRIKEGIIVAIERDGDIILPKGDTVIKAHDLVTIFAKTKNVERISSIFAP from the coding sequence ATGTATCTGATAATAGTGGGGTTAGGGGGAATAGGTAAGAATCTGGTAAAGATAGCAACGAAAGAGAAGAACGATGTTGTGGTGATAGACCAGGATGAGAAGCGCTGCCGCGAGATAGCAGCGCAATATGATGTTCTTACGATTCTGGGAGATGCAACGGAGAGATCAACTCTGGTGCAGGCAGATGCGAGTAAGGCAGATGCACTGATAGCCACCACTTCCGATGATGCAGCAAACCTGATGATGGCATTAACAGCGAAGGGGATGGGAACAAAGAAGACGGTTGCGGTGGTGAATCAGGAGGAGCATGTGGAGATGTTCAAGGAGGCAGGCATCTTCATGTATGAGAATCCAGATATGACCGTTGCCAGTCATCTCTATTTCTCGGTGAAACGCCCGCGGATAAAGGATTTTCTGCCTGTGAGTGGTGGTAAGGCAGAGATTTTCGAGGTTATCGTTTCCGATAAATCGAAGGTAGTGGGGAAGAAGATATCAAAATTGCGTATAAAGGAGGGTATAATCGTGGCAATAGAGCGTGATGGGGATATTATATTACCAAAAGGTGATACTGTGATAAAAGCTCATGATCTCGTGACGATATTTGCAAAGACGAAGAACGTAGAGAGGATCAGTTCTATATTTGCCCCCTGA
- the alaS gene encoding alanine--tRNA ligase: protein MNNHDQGVDVAREHEHEDEYNIKYFKENGFVRKECKKCGSGFWTRDRDRDTCGDAPCEIYSFIGAPLFKEHSPEEIRESFLSFFELRNHTRLKRYPVVARWRDDIYLNIASIANFQPLITSGSVPPPANPLVISQPCIRLEDLHSIGKSGRHLTMFEMMGHHAFNKRGEKEIYWKNETVQYCDEFLKQLGVAEEGITYKEAPWVGGGNAGPCLEVIAGGLELATLVFMDLEAVHHRSNSNNNSNGDTFIGGQWYRKMETYIVDTGYGLERFVWASKGTPTVYDAIFPEVIEELLGSVGMEHPKERYYNELIEIARLSGVMNKREIARKLQLSDDFFDNFLEPLETVYAVADHTRCLAFMLADGIVPSNAKEGYLARLVIRQALRMLKSLQCDMPLEELVSLHIKMLRKSFPELAESVDMINEMLALEKRRYEETLSKGERLIRQMMMERKGISIDTLINLYDTYGIPPEFTREVASRIQNTNANTNVTADINIPEDFYSRVARMHGEAKRQEEDMALMSLKERTKSIPKTRQLYYDEPESTVFSATVLDYFDKFIVLDRTLFYPEGGGQPADTGVIRLDTGTGNELKVVDVRDVEGVILHEVDTDTDAIGIERGKQVSGSIDYRRRMAHTRHHSATHIVIWAARKVLGRHVWQAGAQKGELRSRLDITHFKRISDAEKREIEKLANEMVMRDEDISASFMDRNEAERRYGFRIYQGGVPPGKELRIVRIGADEDVQACAGTHCSKTGEVGPIKILRTERIQDGIERLWYSAGEAAVMEIQARDDLIKRSASVLRIPEDRLPETVERFFGEWKQLKKENERLRAEIAELHVSILKAKAQELEGIGRRVIAEIIPDADVKELMRIASQLSTEGFVTLLLSRIDNRVAVVSSVPDTLDLDAAMIVKRVCHVLGGGGGGTAKMARGGGERIERMGDGIAAGLELVSEQLKEIRDHVSDNSGVRGNR from the coding sequence ATGAACAATCATGATCAGGGGGTAGATGTAGCTCGTGAACATGAACATGAAGATGAGTATAATATTAAATACTTTAAAGAGAACGGATTTGTAAGGAAGGAATGCAAGAAGTGTGGTTCCGGGTTCTGGACACGGGACAGAGATAGGGATACATGTGGTGATGCACCATGTGAAATCTACTCGTTCATTGGTGCGCCTCTATTTAAGGAGCATAGTCCAGAAGAGATACGGGAATCTTTCTTATCGTTCTTCGAATTGAGGAACCATACACGACTGAAGAGGTACCCGGTAGTAGCACGCTGGCGAGATGATATTTACCTCAATATCGCTTCCATTGCCAACTTCCAGCCGTTAATCACCTCCGGCAGCGTTCCTCCACCAGCAAATCCACTCGTCATCTCACAGCCGTGTATCAGGCTTGAGGACCTGCACTCGATAGGTAAGAGTGGACGACATCTAACGATGTTCGAGATGATGGGGCATCATGCATTCAATAAACGCGGTGAGAAGGAGATATACTGGAAGAACGAGACTGTGCAGTACTGTGATGAGTTCTTGAAGCAACTGGGAGTAGCAGAAGAGGGAATAACGTATAAGGAAGCGCCGTGGGTGGGCGGAGGAAATGCAGGACCCTGTCTTGAGGTCATAGCAGGAGGTCTAGAACTCGCCACACTGGTATTCATGGACCTTGAAGCTGTTCATCATCGTAGTAACAGTAATAATAACAGTAACGGTGATACCTTTATAGGAGGGCAGTGGTACAGGAAGATGGAGACGTACATAGTAGACACGGGATATGGACTGGAACGATTTGTGTGGGCATCAAAAGGTACACCCACGGTGTATGATGCGATATTCCCGGAAGTGATAGAAGAACTGCTGGGTTCTGTTGGGATGGAACACCCAAAGGAGAGATATTACAACGAGTTGATAGAAATAGCACGATTATCTGGTGTGATGAATAAGCGAGAGATAGCCCGGAAGCTGCAGCTATCTGATGATTTCTTTGATAATTTCCTTGAGCCACTGGAGACGGTCTATGCAGTTGCAGACCACACGCGGTGCTTGGCTTTCATGCTCGCTGATGGTATAGTGCCATCGAATGCGAAGGAGGGTTATCTTGCGAGACTGGTTATAAGACAGGCATTGAGAATGCTTAAATCGTTACAATGCGATATGCCATTAGAAGAGCTTGTTTCGCTTCACATAAAAATGTTAAGGAAGTCATTTCCAGAGTTGGCGGAATCTGTGGATATGATAAATGAGATGCTGGCATTGGAGAAGCGGAGATACGAAGAGACCTTATCGAAGGGTGAGCGGCTAATAAGACAGATGATGATGGAGCGCAAAGGGATATCCATTGATACACTCATCAATTTGTATGATACGTATGGTATACCACCAGAATTCACAAGAGAGGTTGCTTCCAGGATTCAGAATACAAATGCAAATACAAATGTAACTGCAGATATAAACATACCTGAGGATTTCTATTCCCGGGTTGCGAGAATGCATGGCGAGGCGAAGAGACAAGAAGAAGACATGGCGCTGATGAGTTTGAAGGAACGAACGAAATCAATCCCGAAGACCAGGCAATTGTACTATGATGAGCCAGAATCAACGGTTTTCAGTGCCACTGTGCTGGATTATTTTGATAAGTTCATTGTGCTGGATAGGACACTATTCTATCCAGAAGGTGGTGGTCAGCCTGCTGATACCGGAGTCATCCGTCTCGATACGGGTACTGGCAATGAATTAAAGGTTGTTGACGTGCGAGATGTAGAGGGAGTGATATTGCATGAGGTAGATACAGATACAGATGCGATCGGGATAGAAAGAGGGAAGCAGGTAAGTGGCAGTATAGATTACAGGCGGAGAATGGCGCATACAAGACACCATTCTGCCACACATATAGTAATATGGGCAGCGAGGAAGGTACTGGGCAGGCATGTGTGGCAGGCGGGAGCGCAGAAGGGGGAATTGAGGTCCAGACTTGATATAACTCATTTCAAACGTATTTCAGATGCAGAGAAGCGGGAAATAGAGAAGCTCGCTAATGAGATGGTCATGCGTGATGAGGATATAAGCGCTTCTTTTATGGATCGGAACGAAGCGGAGAGAAGGTACGGTTTTCGTATCTATCAGGGCGGTGTGCCTCCGGGTAAGGAACTGCGAATCGTGCGTATAGGTGCGGATGAAGATGTGCAGGCATGTGCGGGTACTCATTGTTCGAAGACCGGTGAGGTGGGTCCAATAAAGATATTGCGTACAGAACGGATACAGGACGGAATAGAGCGGTTATGGTATTCCGCAGGCGAAGCAGCAGTGATGGAGATACAGGCACGGGATGATTTGATAAAGAGATCGGCATCGGTGCTCAGGATACCGGAGGATAGGCTGCCAGAGACGGTGGAACGGTTCTTTGGTGAGTGGAAGCAGTTGAAGAAAGAGAATGAGCGATTGAGAGCAGAGATAGCGGAATTGCATGTCAGTATTCTGAAAGCCAAGGCACAGGAGCTAGAAGGTATAGGACGAAGGGTAATTGCAGAAATTATACCAGATGCAGATGTGAAGGAGCTGATGAGAATTGCATCGCAGTTATCAACCGAGGGGTTTGTGACATTGCTACTCTCGAGGATAGATAATCGAGTAGCTGTTGTATCCTCTGTGCCCGATACTCTTGATCTGGATGCAGCTATGATAGTGAAGCGAGTTTGTCATGTGCTGGGAGGCGGTGGTGGAGGAACTGCGAAGATGGCAAGAGGAGGTGGCGAGAGGATAGAGCGGATGGGGGATGGTATAGCAGCGGGTCTGGAGCTGGTGAGTGAGCAGTTGAAGGAGATTCGAGATCATGTATCTGATAATAGTGGGGTTAGGGGGAATAGGTAA